The Drosophila yakuba strain Tai18E2 chromosome X, Prin_Dyak_Tai18E2_2.1, whole genome shotgun sequence DNA segment TAGATAAATATTCCCCCTTGCGTGGAGAAAACTAAATTGAAAGGCCGTTGAACCAGGATTTTCAGCGACAACAATGTAAACTTCTTATGCTTTTAAAACATCTAACATTGCACTTCCACGCGATCGACTTGAACTACAATCAGCCGACCTAATCGAAGTTTATTCGCTGGCCCTGTGCCTAGTTTGTGTCTTAAGTTTTTCGTATAATCTCggttttttcatttaatttttccttTGAGTTTTGCAGCCATGTTTACACTATGTGTGGTCGCTTTTTGCCCATGTTTCCATGAAAGAGGCGCGCAAATTACGCGTGTTAACGATGCGCACTTCATTAGCTTCTTTAGGCCATCAATCAAGCTGCATTTGCATCTAGCGTCTTGTGTCTGATGTCTCGGATCTCAAGTCTTATGTCATCTGACCTGGTTGGGATCATTAGCCGACCCGGGGCCGCCGAAATatccaaatatttcaaatatccAATTTGAAAGACCGCTTAAACTGGGCCACGCATGTGACTTAGTGACTGCAACTAGTTTTGCAGAGTTGCAGAGTGGAGTGCACAGCATTTGGCGGCAAGTATTGCCACATCAACTGGAATGCTTCTTCATCGCGTGACAAATGGTCGTAAGTTGCTTGGCCAGAGCCTGCAGTTTCGATTTAAAGATTTCGTTTTAGAAAGGCTGCTCCGCAAGTGGCTTATCAGTGGTGCGGCCTTCGGCAGCAGGTGCCAGATCGAAGTGGAGAGGTGGAGAGGTGGAGAGGTGGCTTCAAAAGGGGATGTTACACCCACCGCCGGGGCTTGGCCTGTCCAGATTTCGCACCGCGATTTGTCTCGGACCACAACAGTCCACTGACCGTTCCTCTCGAAGGCGATCAAAGCTGCgagaaacaaagaaaaacattgGGAAATCCCCTGCCCGCCCTTTTGCAATTTCGAGCTAAATTAAAAGTGGTCAAACGCAATTAAACGCATCAATAGGcgctggtgggcgtggtccgTTCGCAGCTCAGCGAAAGGCGCCAAAACTGAACCTTTCACCGAAGTTGAAACCGCAAAAGAGACACACTTCTCATTCACAGCGCCAAGTTGCGAATACACTTGCTGATAATGGATTGGGACTTAATTGTGGGGATTATGTTACCACATGTTGTTGATATGGCCCTTCTAATTGTTACCTTTTTCAAACTTCCACCTTACTCCACAACAGGTGTTGCACCACCTCATTCTGCTCTTCGTGGTTTTCATTAACAATGTCCACGGCATCTTGCCACCTCCTGGCTACGATGACGACACTTCGCCACTGCCCCTCCGCCTGGACGACCTGGAAAGGGACCACCTGCAGCAGTTGGACCTCAACCGGCCGCCACTGCTGCCCAATCGCTACGAGTGGCAGCCGAATGTGGCCGCCAGTTTGCCGCCCAGCTACATTCAGGAGGCCGCCCAACGCGAGCGGGATCTCGAGCGGAATCGGCGACTGGAGGAGCTGCgtcagctgcagcaacagcaccagcagctcAGTTCGGGTTACGCCTTTCCCTCCCACCTGCCAGGTGTGCTCTACGTGTGAGTATTCGCTGAAAGCGAGCTTTTCAAGTTTAAACTACTTTTTTGGGGCTTAAAACTAAGTAAGAAAAAGCCCAAGTTTTAGCTGAGACCAGAGCGAGTTCGCCAAACGAAAAAGCTCGTAGCTTTTAAGCTTAAATCAGAAACTGGAAATGATTACGAGCAATAAATAACATAAGACTGAACcggaaaatttgaaaaaagtattccaaaagaaaaacacactTGAAATATAAGATGTGCAAAGAAAGCGTTCAGTTTAACTAGCAgtactttatatttatatttaccaATTGCTGTGAAAAGCATTCATATGCACACAAACATCCAGAATCTACGCTTTGAATTGAGAAGCGTCTTTAAAgcaatatttcataaataaaataaaataccttAAATGCAGTCAATAACAATGTTCACTTAACAGCAGACTGAGGATCAGGATAGTTACCCCCCTTTGCTGGCCAACTGATTGAGGCTAGTTGGGCTCTTGATTGACGTGCAAATTGCCGCTTGAAGATTGCAAATTGGCAACAGAAATGCTAATCGTAAAGGCGACGGATAGGAGCCGTTATTTTGGGCCCAACGATCGCTTTGAGCCAATTTTGGATGGCTAAATTAGTTAGTTAGTGGCTGAAAGTGTTGAAATGGCAGCATTTCACTTACAATCGCCTTAGCTTCCGACAAATGAAGCCAACGATTGCTGTAATTCAAAGGACTTAATCCGTTTCTTAATCAGCTTCTTTTCCTTTCGTTTCTTTCAGTGGCCCCacggctgccacgcccactcccacGCCCTCGCCAGCGACGACAACGGTGGCCGCCTCAGCTAATCGATTCGCCAAACCCATAGTTCCCTACGACTTGGATTTGGGGCTACGCGCCCTTCCTCCATACGTGACCAGTAATGCCCTGCCCCTcccagtgccacgcccccttccgCCGCCCCAAGCCCGGCCGCCGTTCATCTACGGATTTACCGCCCAGGGTAGCCGGGCCATCGGCCAGCCCCTGTCGGTTCAGCAGTCCAAGCAGTTCGCCTACGCTCCCGCTCAGCCGCCCCAGCGCCACTACGCGAATGGGCCGCGGGTTCCGCTGCCGTATCCGCCCAGCTTTGTGAGCTTCACCACTCGACGACCGGGCGGGCTGGAGAGGATCAGGCCGTTCCGGCCATCGCAGCCGGATCCCACGCCCGATTTGTTCGCTGGACGTTCCTCGAAGTCACTGCTCGACTCGTACATTCCCAGCTGGGAGGTCCTGCGCCTCATTAGGCAGCACCAGCCACAGGCACAGTCACAGCAAGGATTCACTCCCATTCAACGGCAAACGCTCGCGTATCCCGCTCCGCCGCACTTGAGGCTCTACAAGCGGGATTCGCAGGAGGAGCGTTCGAGGATCGTGAAGAAATCGCTGGGACAGCCCGGTAAACTCAAGGAAAACTAGCCTTACATTAACCTTAGTTCGGGTTTAGCGTAcgatttaattattatattcttAATAATACCTACAAATACGAATATTTATTGCAGCAGAAATaagtttgcattttgtttgccagGGAAAGCAGATTGCATGCAGTGTTATAAAGAACCTATTGCCATGCGAGGTGAGTCTCGTGATGAAATTAGATTTCTCCGTTCATAAAGTTGAGCGGTGATCACATAACAGCATGCACATGGGCAACAAGCCGCATCTTCAGCGCTCCAGCTCTTCAGCTCTCCATTTAAAGCCAGGCCAGGCCATCGCAGGCCAAAAGCGAAGCCAATCGCATAAAATGTGCAATATGTGACTTTGTCAATGAGCCAGTTGAGCCCCAAAGCCACCGATTCGATTCCTTGGACTCTCCCCCAGGGGTTTTGCTCACGTAATCGCGGCCATAAACCAAACAGCCagcaataacaaacaattaCGCTGCGATGCCACTCGGAGTGGCCACAAAATTATGATTTGTGTGGCAGTGTGCAGAGATGCAGAGATGCGGCTTCGAAATCCACGAGACAGAAGACAAAAGACACGAGACTGGAAGACGGACAGGTGGAGATTTATGCAAGTAGGAAGCGAAgatgctgcagttgcaacttgCGATTTTCGAGTTGTGGCAGTTGTTTGCGTTGCcgtttttttcgtttcgccTCGTTTCGTTGCGCTTCTTTTGGCCATCTCATGGCTGTTAATGAAGCACAAAATTGCTGCATTGTTTGTCACCCATTAAATATGCAGACGACAGACGGCAGACGGAAAGTaaggatgatgatgatggcgctGACGGGCAGCCCTGCCCTGTTTTAAAGGGTATTTCCTGGCTGCCGTTGATTCCGGTGACGACAAAGAccacactgagagaaaaacaGTGCGTAATCCATTTGGTTTATTTCATTTGAGAATGGATGTAAGAAATCTCGATGTAAAAAAACTGAATTGAGCCAGAGCCAACGACCTTCTCGTGGGGTCACAACTCGCTCCAGTTGTACGAGCCGAAATAAATCGTGGGCTCGATCGTAAATATGCATTCGAATTGATAAAGGGTCGCGCTTTGTGGACGATGCCCACGGTCAGTCTTCTCGAtcttggtttttggcttttgcctttgcctttgcctttgggttttgggttttggctTTGTGTGAGATGCGATCCGTAATCCGTAGGCCTCTTCACCATGGGACTTGCCCAGCACAATAAATAGTCAGCCGTCATAATGCCGCATTATGACGTCTGACTAAGTGACATTGTTGCACCTCTGAACAATGAGCCATGGCTAGTTGAATTGTTGAAATTGAGCTAAGGTTGAGAGTTGGTTTTGACGCTTCATTTTGCAATGTTTGCTTAGCCGCGTCTTGGATTCGCTCCGGTCATTGTTGGCATCGGAATTGGGCGGAATCGAGTGGATTGGAGTGCCAGAGTACAAAAGAGCATCGAACTGGCGAGCTGACCAGCATTTCAATTGCGCATTTTCCTTATCGGTGTGCGCCCATCGATGGAAGCTaaagaaaatggcaacaaaaatagCGACGAAGGGATACCCTAAACGTTAAACCTCCAAGCATTAACATCCAACTATTTAAGCCTAAACGGACGAACTTGTTTCGGTTCTATGCTCGCATGCACTTTCTTTACGGCAACGGAAGTCCTACGAGTTCATCATGTCACTTTTGGAGATTGTCGACGACCCTGAAACGCCTGAAACGCCCGAAACTGCAAACCCAAGGGTACCAGCGGCAAAAACACTTTCGACAGTGCAGCCTCGTGATTGCGAATGATGTTTTTGGGTTTTAGTTTCCAGTGTTTAGTTATCTACTGCCTTTTATCGTTATCTCGATTCGCTTAGTGTCGTGTCTTGTGTCTTTTGACAAAATGGATTACCAAATCCCACCAGCGACGATccaaatgaaaagaaaaaaaaaaactccacTCTTGTTATGCCATTTCTCCTTTGGCACTGggcaaagccaaaagccactCCAAATCCCAGGCCAAACCCAAGCGAAAACAACTTAATGCGCCAATTAAAGTGCCACTACTCGCGGACCTCTGGCACTCTCTATTTTTCCCATCTGGATGGGATGCTCTGCAATTGTTTTGATGCAAATTTctgtgctgttgctgtttcggtttcgattGGTTTGTGGCCTTATGCGGGGCAGAGAGATACAGAAATAATCATAATGAACCCAATACGTATTCACTCAAAATGAAAGGCCCCGGGGAATCGGACTTTTAAGTCCAGGCCTTTGTCATAAGCCAAAGTTACGCCaatatttttatggctttgaACTTGAACTGGAAAAGCCAAGACAAAAGCGCCGCTCTTTTGTCCCCAAAGAAATTGGAAAGGTTTCCCCAGTTCCCTCCATATCTGGTTAGgtactatacatacatattacaAAAGGGCCATGTGAAAGATTGCTCTCCCATGGCGAATCAAGGTCGATCTATGCTATGATCTATGATTCTCAGCTCGGAAAGTAATGCTCAGATGGCAATGGAATATATTCAATGAATAAAAGTGCGCTTTCTCATCTGTAATATCTCCCTTATTTATGCCCGTGCCTCAAGCGTCGTTTTCCCAATTCCGCAACAGTTTTTCTCTGCATTTTATCTCTCTGTATCTGACCAGCATCTAAAGTACTTCAGCACTTTGTTTACAGTTGGGGCAATCCCAGACAACCTACACCTTCAGTCACACACAGAGACGTGCGGTGTCATTAATGGTGAACTTCGGTCTTCTTTTCCCGATCCCCAATCCCCGATCCACGGTCTACTGTCCACAGTCCGCCTTCgcctttgcctttggctttggcttcagcttcagcttcaaaAATTCAACTTCAACTCCAACTCCGAAGCCGATATTCCAGCTTGATGCAACCCGAAGACCAAGTTGTTATGCTGTGGTTGCGATATAAAAACCGCGAGCATCGCCAGCGCCATCCGCAGTAAGAGGCGCGACTTTTGAACGCTAGCACCgctccgattccgattccgactccgactccgaATTCGAATCTTATAGACACTTAAACCCAACGAACCCGGCCGTGTACCcttgctattttttttctggttCTCAAAGACACAAATGTATTGAAAAGTGcatagaatatatattataaaaattggATTTGGTGAAATTGTGAATTGTGACCTGGAATCGCCATGAGATTAGCGCTAGTATTGGTAAGAGCAGGAGTAAGATTATACAATCTTCTTTGGAAAACCCGGAAACTAGACCCACCCACCAATCGAATTGTGCAATTTGTGCGGGATAAAAACTAGTCAGTCGTCGGCtgacaaattaatttgcattcaaGTGGTGCAGTGGCAGCCAAGCCGGCTTAGAAAGTGGTTGCAGTTCAACCAACTCAGCCAGGTGTACGATGCAATGAACTCCCAACTgccaactcccaactcccgCTAGTTGCCATATCTCGGTAATCTTGACCTCTTCACTCGCTCCACTGACTACTGCCCTTCGGCCACTTAACCACTTGGCCACTCGGCCATCTGACACTGCCCTTGTCCACTTTGCCAGTCCGTGTCCAGTTCCATCTATCAAACAGCACGATGGAGGGGCTGAGTTGTGTTGCGTTAGTCGTCCACTAATTGGACGATAAAGCGGCAGAATCACAGGCGATTGGTTAAGTGGTCAGCAGAAATCCGTTTACGCAAATGTGCACACAGAGCGAAAATTAGGGGTGGTATCGTCTTTACATTAAATCAAGCTGTCGTCTAGCTCttgtatttataaaatctttgttatgttatgttacAGTCCAAGTTTTTTAACCTTTCTGAACCAGAAACTAATGATGTATTAGAATTGTTGCAAGATTTTTAGTTAATAGAAAAAATCCTCACCAGAGAGCGTTTCAAATCAGTTTATTTAAGgaattatgtttaaaataaaaagtttctAAGATCAATAAGTATTGATATATGTATTGAAAAATCTCAAGGGTTCTTTcctgtatttaatttatgtatattagGAGGGTATTATTCAATTATCTCAACTAAGAATTATGAACGAGAACCTTGACTATATTATTACTATTCTTACATATTGTTACTCCATCTACATGTTCAGTTATAGTATTTTCCTTCTCAGTGCTGGGAAAGACTCAAGCGGCGCAAGCAGAACTCGTTTGCTGAAGTCGCCACTCGTGTGGTTACATAAAGTTATTACGCCCCATCTGAAGGGGAAGAAGGCGCCGCTCAGCCATTGGCAGGATAATCTGTAGACGtctaatttacattttattgttgtgcTTGGCTTTGATGTTGCAGCAGCTGgtgtgttgctgctgcggatgaTGCAACAACGAAAGTGAAACAATaaccaacacaccacacacaaacTGGGCAAAATCCAAGTCCGACTAATTTGCACGCGTTGCGTGACGATCGTTTGCCCCgacttgctgttgtttgtaGCTCGTAATTTGTAATgcgggaatgggaatgggaatgtgAATCTCATCTCTGCCGCAAAAATCGCCCACCAACTCGATTCTTTGTGCGCCGAGTGAAAGGCGACTGCGAGGCCCGATGCAATTCAATTACATTATTACAGAAAATAATTGGTAAAGATAAATCAATGCGAAAGACAGATCTAACTAGTTGCTGGTCTGCTCTGCTCCTTCTGTATGAGAGCTGgggctggagctggagcttaCATAAAAGCTGTCCGCTCTTCGGGTCCCAAAGCTCCTACAGCTCAAGCGAGGGTTTGACAAAAATTCGCAACTATGCGCTGTTGCGGCTGTCTTGTGGCAAGTGTGCCGAAAAAAACTCTTCCTGCTTAACGGCTAAAATAACAACTGCTGCATAAGCAACCAGCAGTAAAGAGACGACAACGACTATTAAAATGACTTGACACACTGTCCTAGTTTCGggtaacacacacacacacacactggatAATCGAGTCACAAAGTGCAATTAAAACTTAACTACCCAAACGAAATACGAATTTATGTCTGGACATGGAAAAGTGGGAGAGGCGCATGCTTTAATTATGGCatgcaaaataaattccaaaataaattattttgctaGTCTTCCATTTCAATTGGAAATCTGACATTAAAGAGTAAAAATTAGTAGTGGCAATTACCTGGCCTAAACTGgatttaaaacaataatttcaaGCTAATAACTCATCATAATTCGCATGTATCAACAACAGTTATCGACCGTAACCTATAATCGTCACCCAGATCATTAGTGTATCTACCACCATTTGCGAATCAAATGACTGAAGGCACGAACTGCGAACAAGCGCTAAAATCAAAAGACTTAAGACACGAACTCAAAAGCAACGAGATTCAATTACAACACCAATTCGCTTGATAAAATGTCAAATGTGAAACCTCTTCTCAGCGTGTGTTGTGCATCGATTGGTTTAACGATCGATATTGAGAGCGAAATCGAAGCAACACCACGAGTGGATGGCCCACAGCTTTTGTTTCCAACTCCCCCTTTGTTCCCCTTTGTCTCCCTTTATTGTCTGCGCCTCTTACCTTGAGCCCGAACCAAGATTGGAAACAAAACCAATGCTTTTCACAATCCAAGTTGAGTTATTCCAACAATGAACCTAATGGCTTTCCGGCAATGGAATATTGAAGTAGCTAAAAATTAAAGAACTAATTTTCATAGGGAAATTCGCCAACTGGGAGCTAAACTTTATATGAAATTCTAACCGTATATAGGCTctttgttttgccaatttatttatattctttggcgtgattGTCTTTATTTTACAGGGCACTCTTAGTGCCATATTGTGCTTGGCCCGCGGCTTGAGCCATTCAGAGGGGAGTGGTTCAAAGGGCAATGGATTTCCCAAAAAGGTTACCACCCTGAAGAAGCGACCAACCAAAACGCCAACGACAGTGCCAATTGCCATCAGCAGAGCAACCACTTTGAAGCCCAGTAAGCCACGCGTAAAGATCGGCACATCGGCAACCACCAAAAGCACCACCAAAGCACCGGCCTTAACCGAGACATTTGGCAATCTGCCGGCGGATGATCTGGAATTTATTAAGGAGCTGGACAAGCAGTTCAAGCTGCACGGAGACAAGATCAAGATTAAGGTGGAGAGGGATAATTCCACGAGTAGCGGTGGCAAGAACAGCAAGAGGACCATCGAGGGGGACTTGGGGTGAGGCCATGAAAAACAAGATTACCCAAATGTATATTAACC contains these protein-coding regions:
- the LOC6523889 gene encoding uncharacterized protein LOC6523889; amino-acid sequence: MVLHHLILLFVVFINNVHGILPPPGYDDDTSPLPLRLDDLERDHLQQLDLNRPPLLPNRYEWQPNVAASLPPSYIQEAAQRERDLERNRRLEELRQLQQQHQQLSSGYAFPSHLPGVLYVGPTAATPTPTPSPATTTVAASANRFAKPIVPYDLDLGLRALPPYVTSNALPLPVPRPLPPPQARPPFIYGFTAQGSRAIGQPLSVQQSKQFAYAPAQPPQRHYANGPRVPLPYPPSFVSFTTRRPGGLERIRPFRPSQPDPTPDLFAGRSSKSLLDSYIPSWEVLRLIRQHQPQAQSQQGFTPIQRQTLAYPAPPHLRLYKRDSQEERSRIVKKSLGQPGKLKEN